Genomic segment of Kibdelosporangium phytohabitans:
GCCGACCTGCAGGACGAAGTCCAGGTCCGTGCGTTGCCCCATCGCACGGTAGGCGGCGAAGTAACCGCCGGTGTAGTTGGCGCACGAGGTCAAGGCGAACCGCAACGCGTGCAGGCGGTCACCGTCGTCCGGAATGGTCTGCGTCCGGCCGATCCGGCTGGTCTCGCCCTGCGCGTGGAAACGGTAGAAGTAGCGCGTGTACGGACGCAGCCCTTGGACGTCGACCTTGACTGTGTGGTCCGAGGCGGCGGACGTCACCACGACACCGCGGCTGACCACGTTCCGGAAGGCCTCGTCCCTGGCGACTTCCCACCGCACCGGCATGGGGTGACCGAAACCGCTCCCAGGCGCGGCTGTCCGGTCGCCCTCGCACGGCGGTGTCGCGCGCGTCCAGATGATCACCGAGTCGCGCAGCGGGTCGCCACTGGCCACGCCGTAGCCGAAAACACCGTCGGCCGCGGGCGCGGCGGCGGCCTCGGCGTCGAAGACGCGGATCGGTGCGGCCACCGCGGCCGCGGTGAGCGCCGCCCCCTTGAGGATCGACCGGCGGCTGGGTGTTGCGTTCATTCCACAACAGTAGCGATCCGCAACGGGGCTGGCCTTGCCTCTTTGTTGCCTGTCAAGGCGAACGCGGTGTTCACACCACGAACATGAACAGCGGGCTGTCCGGCGGGACGCGCTCGATCCGGTGCGGCACCGTGTTCATGCGCTTCACCATCGCCTCGAGGTTCTCCGGTGCGCCGAGTTCGACGCCGACCAGCGCGGGCCCGGTCTCCCTGTTGTTGCGCTTGACGTACTCGAACAGCGTGATGTCGTCGTCCGGTCCGAGCACGTCGTCGATGAACCGCCGCAGCGCACCGGGTTCCTGCGGGAACTCGACCAGGAAGTAGTGCTTGCGGCCTTCGTGCACCAGCGCCCGTTCGACGATCTCCGCATATCGGCTGACGTCGTTGTTGCCGCCGGACAGGATGCACACCACGGTCGAGCCCGGCTCGAGGCCCGGCTCGAGGCCGAGCGCGGTGGCCGCGAGCGCACCCGCCGGTTCGCTGATGATCCCGTCGGACTGGTACAGGTCCAGCATCTCGACGCAGATCTGGCCTTCCGGCACGGCGACCAGCCGCGGCTCCCATTCGCTGACGACGTCGTACGTGTGCTGCCCGACCTTGCGGACAGCCGCGCCGTCGACGAACGGGTCGATGTGGTCGAGGTCGACCGGTCCGCCGTGTTCCAGTGCGGCGGCCATGCTCGTCGCACCAAGCGGTTCCGCGCCGATGACCGTCACATCGGGGTGGTTCTCCCGCAGCCACACCAGGGTTCCGGCGAGCAGCCCACCGCCGCCGACGGGGACGACGACCGCGCTGGGGGCGTGCCCGAGTTGCTCGATCACTTCCTTGATCACGGTGCCCTGGCCCGCGATCGTCCTCGGGTCGTCGAACGCGGGCACGAGCGTCATGCCGCTCGCTTCGGCGTGCGCGCAGGCCGCCGCGGCGGCTTCGTCGTACGTCTCACCGTCCACGACGATCTGCACGTACTTGCCACCGAGAGTGGCGACACGTTCCCGCTTCTGCCGCGGTGTCGTGCGCGGCAGGTACACGCGGGCGGTGATTCCCAGCGACGCGCACGCGAACGCCACACCTTGCCCGTGGTTGCCCGCGCTCGCGCACACCACACCGCGCTCACGCTGCTCGGCCGACAGTTCACTGAGGAGGTTGTACGCGCCGCGGCCCTTGTACGAGCGGACCTTGAGGAGGTCTTCCCGTTTGAGCCACACGTC
This window contains:
- the ilvA gene encoding threonine ammonia-lyase IlvA codes for the protein MSAERPTAADVVAAANRFAGVIEPSPLQRNDRLSRRYDLDVWLKREDLLKVRSYKGRGAYNLLSELSAEQRERGVVCASAGNHGQGVAFACASLGITARVYLPRTTPRQKRERVATLGGKYVQIVVDGETYDEAAAAACAHAEASGMTLVPAFDDPRTIAGQGTVIKEVIEQLGHAPSAVVVPVGGGGLLAGTLVWLRENHPDVTVIGAEPLGATSMAAALEHGGPVDLDHIDPFVDGAAVRKVGQHTYDVVSEWEPRLVAVPEGQICVEMLDLYQSDGIISEPAGALAATALGLEPGLEPGSTVVCILSGGNNDVSRYAEIVERALVHEGRKHYFLVEFPQEPGALRRFIDDVLGPDDDITLFEYVKRNNRETGPALVGVELGAPENLEAMVKRMNTVPHRIERVPPDSPLFMFVV